The DNA region TAATGATGCCGGGAATAGATGGATTTGAACTATGCAAAACCATTAAAACCAATTTCGATTACAGCCATATCCCTATTATATTACTAACTGCAAAAAATACCCTGCAAAGTAAAATTGAAGGCCTGGAAGTTGGTGCCGATGCCTATATCGAAAAACCGTTTTCGCCCGAACATTTGCAGGTGCAGATAGCTAACCTGCTTATCAACCGCAATAAGATCAGAGAGCATTTTGCAAGTTCGCCGCTGGCCCATATCAAGTCGATGGCTTACTCCAAACCTGATGAAAGCTTTTTGGATAAATTAAACGGTGTTATCTACAAAAACATCCAAAACGCCGAGCTTGATGTGGAGCAGATAGCCAATCTCATGAATATGAGTAAGCCAACGCTGTACCGCAAAGTTAAAGCTATATCCAACCTTACTATTAACGAGCTTATCAATATCACCCGCCTCAAAGCCGCCGCGCAATTATTGGAAGAAGGTGATTATAAGATCTACGAAGTAGCCAACATGGTAGGTTACAGTTCTCAATCACACCTGGGCCGTAATTTCCTGAAACAATTCGGTACTACGCCAACTGAATACCAGCAGGCTAAGCGCAATAAAGTAAAACAGGTTTAATCTTACCGGGATGGACTATCAGGCTAAGTCAGCGGCAATGATCTTTATATAATAATACGGGCGTCCGGGAGGGTAATTCCACTCAGTTATAAGCTGCAAGCCTTTTGCATCGGCGATGGCCCCATGCAAGGCATATGCTGTTAAAGCAACCCTCTTTTTTACAATTCTTGTTTATTATCGGAGTCCCTGAATGCCGCAAGCGGGCGATTTAATTGTGCGGGCAACAATATTTGAAAAAATAACGTAGAACTGCCGGTTCCGCACAACAGGGAATGGTTGATTATCAAAACTCTTTCAGATTAATAAATGGGAAATAACAATTACTTACTAAGCATGATAGCTGGTATGCTGGTAATATCATGCTTGGCGTGTTCAAAAAGTATAAACAAAATTGAAACACCGGCAAGTTCAATTCCGGAGCAGGATGGGAAACTGCAAAGTTTGAAAACAAGGCCGGTAACTACCTATACTTACACCGTTAAAACTACCGAGTGGATGGTTGACGGAACAAATATCCCCGCGGGGGCTATAATATATATCCCCGCCGGTGAACGTGGGGCCTTGCTGCTTAAAAACTTTAAAGGTACAGCCGCCGCTCCAATTTTAATTGTCAACCAGGGTGGAAGGGTGTCATTCACTGCTGAAACTACCGCCTCTTATGCATTTAAGACACAAAACTGCCAGTATTTCAAGGTAATGGGAAATGGAGTTTCCTCGATTAAGTACGGGTTTGATATAAACGGCGGCAACATCGGCATGACGATGGACTATCTGAGCTCGGACTTTGAGATCGCGAATGTTGAGGTCCGTAACAGCGGGTTTGCAGGGATCATGGCAAAAACCGATCCGTCATGCGACGCTGCAACCTGGCGGGGCAATTTTACGATGAGTAATGTAATAATTCATGATAATTACGTTCACAAAACAGGAGGGGAAGGCCTTTATATAGGAAATTCTTTTTATCAGAATGGCGTTTCAACTTCCTGCGGTACGGTTTTACCTCACGATATCGTGAATGCCAGGATCTACAAAAACCTTGTTGACTCTACCGGTGCCGAAGGGATCCAGGTTGGCAGTGCTACGTCGGGATGTATGATCTATAATAACACCGTTAAAAATCCGGGGATAAGTCCGTTTGCTTCCTATCAAAATAATGGTATACAAATAGGGGAAGGTACCGGTGGCCAATGCTATAACAACCTGGTTAAGAATGCGCCCGGCAATGGTATCATTGTTCTTGGTCTTGGCGATAACCAGGTATTCAATAATTATATTATTGACTCGAAAGCTTACGGTATTTTTGCTGATTCACGGTATACGCCAGGCCCGAATTTTCAGTTTATCAATAATACCATTGTAGGCTCCGTTTTAGGCGGTATAAAGTTAAACTCCGAAACTATCCCCATGAATACCGTTATTAATAATGCTATCATACAATCGGCATCAGTACAGCCGATAATTGTAAAAAGCACCAGCGTTAAACTTACCGAATCAAATAATTATGTAAATACAGATGTAAGCGTTTGCGGGTTTGTAAATTATGCCGGAGATGATTTCCATTTACAACCGTCATCGCCGCTTATCGATCAGGGGGCAAACGTTTTGTCATACAGCATAAAATTTGATTATTATGATGCTGTACGCCCATCGGGTACTGCTTTTGATATTGGGGCTACTGAGTATTAATATTCAATCCGTCAAGCGTTTTCTCTGTCTGGAGTAAAGGGAATTCCTGTAAACGTAAAAGGGACGGCAGCACTGCCATCCCTTTTCACGTTTTAAAGTTTTAGCCTTAAGCTATGTGCATTAGGCTTTTAGCTAAAATCATGGGCTTACTATCATGCGCAATGGTGCCAGATTGTTGATCTGAACAAAGTAAACACCGGTCATGTATGACCGGGTTAACTGAACCCCAAGGTTACCGCCAAAACCACGATACCTGCCGCTTTGCATAACCTTGCCAAAATTATCCCGGATAACCAGGTTGATCTCTTTCTGCTCCAGGTCGGGCGTTAGTTTAATGTTGAAGCTGCGTGCAGCCACCGGGTTTGGGTAGATCACATTGTTTTGAACAGTACCGATAGGTGCGCTGTTATCCTGTACAATACCGGTTTTTTGACCTATGGTTGAAGCCAGCGAATTGCTGCTGAGCAATGTAGGTTCCGTTCCATAAATCAGCTGATCTTTATAATAAACGGTGATATGGCTGTTAAGCGCCATAGCAGCTTTAGCAGCAAACGAATAATCATTGGCCTCGTTAAATGCCGACCAGTCTGTTTTATTAACCTGGTATTGAATGTTACCGGTATTACTTAGGGGGTAAAATGAACCTGCCGATGGATCGATGGTTAATTCAAGATAGGTGTCTGCCCCGGTTAAAGGGGGGCTTAAAGTAACAAACCGGTTGTTGATTTTGCTGTTGCCCAGTTTGGCGTAGCTTACCGAGAAATTCAATCCTGCTGTGCCTTCGCGGCTAAACCAGTAACGAACGGAAAGATCGCTGTAATTGACAGGCACGTTTCCGGTATTGTTAAGCGCCAGGTAGGTACTGATCGTATTTCCGGAAGTGCTTTGATTTTGGTTTTGATAAGATACAGTAAAAGCCGTGGTAGCTGTAGCTGCGGCAGGCTCGGTACCGTAAATCAACTGCCCGTTGCGGTAAAGGGTGATATGACTGTTTGCAGCATAGCTCCCGGTGTATGGCAGGTATGAATAATCATCGGCCTCCGAAAAGTTTGACCAGTCCTGGTTGGCAAACCTCGATTGAATAGCCCCTGAATTACCGCCTGCGCTGAGTTGGCCGTTATTCAGGAAACCATATTCTATATAACCCAGGGCGCCTGTGCGCGGGTTGGGTAATTGAACGTATTTCATGGTAACGTTACTGTTCCCCATTTGGGCGTAATCAATCCATGAATTGATCCCGGCATAATTTTCCGCGGTAAACCAATACCTCATGGTCAGCTCGTTTAAATTAATGGCGACAGAATCCTGGTTAACAATTTTCAGAAATGGCTTAATGAGATTGTTTACGGGCTGGTTGTTGTCTCCGTCGGAGGATTGTACCTGGACATTGTATGGCAATACGGTGAAGGTTTTGCTTGACGCTGTCGTGTCAAAACGAGTGTTGCCACCTTGCTGCGCTGTAATAGCGCTGCTGCCTGCACCTACAATATGCAGCTTGTTATTGATGACCGTAGCTACGTTTAAGTTTGAGCTGGTGTAAACAACCGGAAGCCCGGAAGTAGCTGTCGCACTTAGGCTGACATCTGCATCGCCAGGCCTGCTTAAAGGTAACGCGGCAAAACTGATGCTTTGGCTCAGTTTGTTAATGGTAAGCGTTTGTGTAACCGGCGAGGCTGGAAGGTAACTGGCATTCCCACCCTGCGAGGCGGTGATCACGGCCGTACCCGCACCGGTGATGTGCAGTTTTCCACCAACTACCTGAACTACCGTACTGTCCGAACTGCTATAGCTTACCGCAAGGCCAGAACTGGCTACAGCACCGGCCATAAAATCGCTGTCGGCAACTGTCTTCGTTGGTATTGCATTAAACGTGATGCTTTGTGCTTTTTTACCGATGGTGATGCTTTGATTGATTGGGGTAGCTGCTTTGAAGCTGGTGTTGCCAGGCTGGGAAGCTGTGATTGTTGCGGTGCCTGCTGTTTTGATGTGGATGGCGCCATTAATTACACTGGCAACAGTAGTATCTGAACTGCTGTAGGAAACCGCCAAACCTGATGAAGCTGTTGCCGGGGGCACAAAATCCGCGTCGCCAAATGTTTTTCCATCGATGGAGGCGAAGGTTATTGTTTGATCGCCCAACACATCGGCAGCAATTTCGGTGCTGCTTAATGCCCTGCCATAGATCTTGAAATTATCAATGGAGCCTTTGAACATCGGATCGGCAAACTGCGATTTGCCCAGGTAATTTTGTGTGGTGCTCCCGAGTGCCG from Mucilaginibacter sp. SJ includes:
- a CDS encoding right-handed parallel beta-helix repeat-containing protein: MGNNNYLLSMIAGMLVISCLACSKSINKIETPASSIPEQDGKLQSLKTRPVTTYTYTVKTTEWMVDGTNIPAGAIIYIPAGERGALLLKNFKGTAAAPILIVNQGGRVSFTAETTASYAFKTQNCQYFKVMGNGVSSIKYGFDINGGNIGMTMDYLSSDFEIANVEVRNSGFAGIMAKTDPSCDAATWRGNFTMSNVIIHDNYVHKTGGEGLYIGNSFYQNGVSTSCGTVLPHDIVNARIYKNLVDSTGAEGIQVGSATSGCMIYNNTVKNPGISPFASYQNNGIQIGEGTGGQCYNNLVKNAPGNGIIVLGLGDNQVFNNYIIDSKAYGIFADSRYTPGPNFQFINNTIVGSVLGGIKLNSETIPMNTVINNAIIQSASVQPIIVKSTSVKLTESNNYVNTDVSVCGFVNYAGDDFHLQPSSPLIDQGANVLSYSIKFDYYDAVRPSGTAFDIGATEY